Within bacterium, the genomic segment GCGACCGCTGGAATCTCATCACCTCACTTAAGCATCCGGCAATGAGCGGTCGAGAGGCGGAAGTCCAGGCGGTCCTGCAAGGCCCGGACGAAGTGAGGCGCAGCCGACGGGATGAGAGTGTGCTGCTTTTCTACAAGCTTGAACGGCCGGGACGCTGGCTCTGCGCCGTGGTCAGGCGCGCCGTGCAGAACGGTTTCCTGATTACGGCCTACCCCACTGATGCAGTGAAGGAAGGTGAACGCATATGGGTCAAGTGAAGGTATTCTACGATCGTGCCGGGAACACCCTTACGGTCTGGTTCGGTGACAGGCAGGACGAGTTCGTCAGCGAGGAAACGGGTGAAGAGGTCGTGCTGATGAAGGACCGGGCCGGCCGGGTCATTGGCTTCGAGAAGCTGAATTTCGTCGTGCCGGCGCCCGAACGGCTCCAGGTTGCCTTTGAGGCTGTCGGCGCCTAGTCCCTGGATAAGTCATTCATCCAGCAACAAGCCTGAACGACCCTTCGGGAACGTCTGACATCTCCTGCCTCCGACGCGCCCGCCGGGATTCCGGGACGTGAAGAA encodes:
- a CDS encoding DUF2283 domain-containing protein; its protein translation is MGQVKVFYDRAGNTLTVWFGDRQDEFVSEETGEEVVLMKDRAGRVIGFEKLNFVVPAPERLQVAFEAVGA
- a CDS encoding DUF4258 domain-containing protein, whose translation is MDSRQPETAFSALTPLDFSVSVSRDRWNLITSLKHPAMSGREAEVQAVLQGPDEVRRSRRDESVLLFYKLERPGRWLCAVVRRAVQNGFLITAYPTDAVKEGERIWVK